In one Fusarium keratoplasticum isolate Fu6.1 chromosome 5, whole genome shotgun sequence genomic region, the following are encoded:
- a CDS encoding Post-SET domain-containing protein, translated as MAPLVPHWKQPSHPDIQEVVVVNAEEFTTKSISRVSLPPFAVFAKFDFPPCTPANEPTYATVQTGRDTHLNLNSDLLYINHSCEPTLLFDVRNFNVLVGPKGVKPGDELTFFYPSTEWHMAQPFDCLCGTPTCRGRIAGARDMTEAQLDGVWLNGHIIQLRAEQEAARIARSADPTVNALHEAVVHAEKVLEAARLALRTYTGNAHAQNGNGIITPKFANGTLGKVAGSEHRGPTSRELGGEMGGDTIRV; from the exons ATGGCTCCTCTCGTCCCCCACTGGAAGCAGCCTTCCCACCCCGACATCCAAgaggtcgtcgtcgtcaacgccGAAGAGTTCACCACAAAGAGCATCTCGCGCGTTTCCCTCCCCCCCTTTGCCGTGTTCGCAAAGTTCGACTTCCCCCCTTGCACCCCGGCCAATGAGCCCACGTACGCGACCGTCCAGACTGGCCGCGACACTCACCTCAACCTGAACAGCGATCTGCTGTACATCAACCACTCTTGCGAACCTACTCTC CTGTTCGATGTGCGCAATTTCAACGTTCTAGTTGGCCCCAAGGGCGTCAAGCCCGGTGATGAACTCACC TTCTTCTACCCCTCTACCGAATGGCACATGGCCCAGCCCTTCGACTGCCTCTGCGGAACGCCCACCTGCCGAGGCCGCATCGCTGGTGCCCGCGACATGACCGAAGCCCAGCTCGACGGTGTCTGGCTCAACGGCCACATCATCCAGCTCCGCGCTGAGCAGGAAGCCGCCCGCATCGCCCGGTCCGCGGACCCTACCGTCAACGCCCTCCACGAGGCCGTCGTCCACGCCGAGAAAGTCCTCGAGGCTGCCCGTCTCGCTCTGCGCACCTACACCGGCAACGCGCATGCCCAGAACGGCAACGGCATCATCACGCCCAAGTTCGCCAATGGCACGCTCGGCAAAGTAGCTGGATCGGAGCACCGCGGTCCCACCTCTCGTGAGCTGGGTGGTGAGATGGGCGGTGATACCATCCGTGTCTAA
- a CDS encoding Amino-oxidase domain-containing protein, producing the protein MNGSADRFVRKKVAIVGSGCAGIGALWALNKTYHDVYMYEGADRLGGHTNTVMYKKGKYTTMVDTGFIVLNTATYPNFIRFLDKIGVKTDPTEMTFSVSRDRGAFEWAGSSLTSLFCQRRNILSPRMWRMIFDIIRFNQFALDLLINDEEDMSTDLGGDMMNHVSQDETIGEYLDREGYSDAFRDDYLIPMTAAVWSTSPDKCSLDFPAVTLVRFLWNHHLLSTVAARPQWLTLRNGSSSYIDAVMKGFPPNHLFLKTPVRNISTESDGKVRVHLENGSSAVYDHVILATHGDEAYDLIRPSATEQERSIMSCFKTSQNEAVLHSDLSMMPVRQKAWTSWNYLTLSSPSSRKANIDQVSLTYNMNILQHIPRNTFGNVLVTLNPLHKPKPELTQGRYYYSHPLYTPSAVRAQKLLTHIQNTRGISYAGAWTKYGFHEDGFSSGLHVAQEHLGAKLPFQFTDSTYSRGKRPRLGLVDHLLRLFILIIQVFVVQVIERLFGTGTRQSRRPVNGNNGKIANGKYQ; encoded by the exons ATGAACGGGTCGGCTGATAGATTCGTCAGGAAAAAGGTGGCCATTGTTGGCAGTGGCTGTGCGGGAATCGGCGCTCTCTGGGCTTTGAACAAGACCTATCATGATGTCTACATGTATGAAGGCGCCGATAGGCTCGGCGGCCATACAAACACGGTCATGTACAAGAAGGGCAAGTATACAACAATGGTTGATACAGGCTTTATCGTCTTGAATACGGCCACATATC CCAACTTTATCAGGTTTCTGGATAAAATCGGTGTCAAGACCGACCCTACCGAGATGACCTTTAGTGTTTCTCGAGATCGCGGTGCTTTTGAGTGGGCTGGTTCTAGCTTGACTTCGCTATTCTGCCAAAGACGAAACATTCTCTCACCTAGGATGTGGAGGATGATCTTTGACATTATCCGCTTTAACCAATTTGCCCTGGACCTGTTGATAAACGACGAAGAAGACATGTCCACAGACCTGGGGGGTGATATGATGAACCACGTCTCCCAGGATGAGACAATCGGAGAGTACCTGGATCGTGAAGGTTACTCGGACGCCTTCAGAGACGACTACCTTATCCCCATGACCGCGGCGGTGTGGAGTACAAGCCCAGATAAATGTTCACTAGATTTTCCAGCAGTGACTTTGGTTCGGTTTCT ATGGAATCATCACCTGTTGTCAACAGTAGCTGCACGGCCGCAGTGGCTCACATTGAGGAACGGATCCAGCTCTTACATCGACGCTGTCATGAAGGGCTTCCCCCCGAATCACTTGTTTCTCAAGACACCAGTCAGGAATATTTCTACCGAGAGCGACGGTAAAGTCAGAGTTCACCTAGAAAACGGATCCTCAGCGGTCTACGATCATGTAATTCTTGCGACACACGGAGATGAAGCCTACGATCTTATTAGGCCATCAGCGACCGAGCAAGAGCGGTCTATCATGTCGTGTTTCAAGACATCGCAGAACGAGGCAGTTCTGCATTCTGACCTTTCCATGATGCCGGTGAGACAAAAGGCGTGGACCAGTTGGAACTACCTCACActgtcatcgccatcgtcacgAAAGGCGAATATCGACCAGGTCTCGCTGACCTATAACATGAACATCTTGCAGCACATCCCTCGCAACACGTTCGGCAACGTCTTGGTCACTCTGAACCCTCTCCACAAGCCTAAGCCGGAGCTGACCCAAGGACGATACTACTACTCGCATCCGCTGTACACGCCTTCCGCAGTCCGAGCGCAAAAGCTCTTGACGCATATTCAAAACACCCGTGGCATTAGTTATGCCGGGGCGTGGACCAAGTATGGCTTTCATGAGGATGGCTTCAGCAGCGGACTACACGTTGCTCAGGAACATCTTGGAGCAAAGCTACCTTTCCAGTTTACGGATTCTACCTACAGCAGGGGAAAGAGGCCGCGTCTGGGCCTGGTAGACCATCTACTGCGTTTGTTCATCCTGATCATCCAGGTGTTTGTGGTTCAAGTCATTGAGCGATTGTTTGGTACGGGAACTCGACAAAGCCGGCGACCGGTGAATGGCAATAATGGAAAGATTGCCAACGGAAAGTACCAATGA
- a CDS encoding T-SNARE coiled-coil-like proteiny domain-containing protein produces the protein MANPLDTDAGSELFSSYEAEFKLIQADLTQKLDQIPELAGEPRKAAISQAERALEELDEQLAAMRLEKQNIPTSSRTKVNQRLRNYESDTDGARRKLTTLSSDRSALFGSRYTDDPAGSSDIHMEQRQQLLSGTDRLDRSTQRLKASQALANETEAIGADTLANLGRQREVIENTHGRLLESEGYVDRSIKTLRGMARRMATNRVITIAIITVLVILIIAVIFSKFR, from the exons atggcgaaCCCTCTCGATACCGACGCTGGCTCTGAGCTCTTTAGCTCTTAcgaggccgagttcaagCTCATCCAGGCTGATCTGACGCAAAAGTTGGACCAGATTCCTGAGCTGGCTGGTGAGCCTCGAAAGGCCGCCATCAGCCAGGCTGAGCGAgcccttgaggagctcgatGAACAG CTTGCGGCAATGCGCCTGGAGAAGCAAAACATTCCCACCAGCTCTCGCACCAAGGTCAATCAACGCCTCCGAAACTACGAGTCCGACACAGATGGCGCCCGTCGCAAGTTGACAACCCTCTCTTCCGACCGTTCAGCTCTTTTCGGATCGCGATACACAGACGACCCCGCTGGGTCATCCGATATTCATATGGAGCAGCGCCAGCAGCTGCTTTCTGGTACAGACCGACTCGACCGCAGCACCCAGCGCTTGAAGGCCAGCCAGGCCCTTGCCAACGAGACGGAGGCAATCGGCGCAGACACTCTGGCCAATCTCGGCAGACAACGAGAGGTTATCGAGAACACACACGGCCGACTACTCGAGAGTGAGGGATACGTGGACAGGAGTATCAAGACGCTAAGGGGGATGGCGCGTAG GATGGCTACAAATCGGGTGATTACGATTGCCATTATTACAGTCTTGGTGATTCTTATCATCGCAGTCATTTTCAGCAAGTTCCGATGA
- a CDS encoding PseudoU-synth-1 domain-containing protein → MRRFGRQLGRQSPLGAIISGAQINHQPSRRNASVSSSSSSSGESPEARAQRKAARYRTMSGDANYQSWTKNGLIQRVKELEAELKSRPAPEPKVEVVEQPQQKSEGDNTTPGVKKAKPKGKRKMDPSKYSTRFIALKLAYLGKNYGGFEFQAMANAPSIEEELWNALTKACLIFPKDERVVDFECCEYSKCGRTDKGVSAFGQVIGLRVRSNRPLPKKRRRLSEAGDAMVVDEPTGENGEEEDDIEASSFDPIKDELQYPRLLNRVLPPDIRILAWCPSPPPDFSARFSCRERQYRYFFTQPAFTPEPTAGGAKNGWLDIDAMRDAAKRYEGEHDFRNFCKIDPGKQITNFVRTIYEADIKEVRDVSSALPYLSGSQYAPVEGVSDKDAVHPKVYMFQVRGSAFLWHQIRHMVGVLFLVGQRLEKPEVISTLLDVAKNPCKPNYVMADEVPLVLWDCIFPGEDSAPVDPAAEKQDALDWVYLADDPALCKPGQFGVIDGLWAYWRERKLDELLSNQLLQLVSQQGSTDPSRQISRPEPAKANSTMVYEGGNGARMGGRYVPLLEKDKLQSPEEQNERYAIRKGYASSEDMRTQRGFGRRKDESTADE, encoded by the coding sequence ATGAGACGCTTTGGTCGTCAACTTGGGCGTCAAAGTCCGCTCggagccatcatcagcggAGCTCAGATTAATCATCAACCGTCAAGACGCAACGCTTCAGTTTCCTCGAGTTCTTCATCAAGTGGTGAATCCCCCGAAGCTCGTGCGCAGCGAAAGGCTGCCAGGTACCGCACCATGTCCGGAGACGCAAATTATCAGTCATGGACCAAGAACGGTCTCATTCAGAgggtcaaggagctcgaggccgagctcaagagccGGCCAGCCCCAGAAcccaaggtcgaggttgtGGAACAGCCACAGCAGAAGAGTGAAGGCGACAATACGACGCCGGGGGtcaaaaaggccaagcccaagggcAAACGAAAGATGGACCCGAGCAAGTACTCGACGCGGTTCATCGCCCTGAAGCTCGCGTACCTGGGCAAGAACTACGGCGGCTTCGAGttccaggccatggccaacgccCCGTctatcgaggaggagctttgGAACGCCCTCACAAAGGCGTGCCTCATCTTTCCCAAGGATGAACGAGTTGTTGACTTTGAGTGCTGCGAGTACTCCAAGTGCGGTCGCACCGATAAAGGCGTCAGCGCCTTTGGACAGGTCATTGGCCTGCGGGTTCGGAGCAACAGACCCTTGCCTAAGAAGCGACGGCGTCTAAGTGAAGCGGGCGATGCCATGGTTGTGGATGAACCAACAGGAGAGAacggagaggaagaagatgacattGAGGCTTCGTCATTCGACCctatcaaggatgagctgcAGTATCCTCGACTCCTCAACCGGGTGCTCCCCCCTGATATCCGCATCCTCGCCTGGTGTCCCTCCCCACCACCAGACTTCTCAGCCCGCTTCTCCTGTCGAGAGCGCCAGTACCGTTACTTCTTTACCCAGCCTGCCTTTACGCCAGAGCCTACAGCCGGCGGCGCGAAGAACGGTTGGCTCGACATTGACGCCATGCGCGATGCGGCGAAGCGGTATGAGGGTGAGCACGACTTTCGCAACTTTTGCAAGATCGACCCGGGGAAGCAGATTACAAACTTTGTGCGCACCATCTATGAGGCCGATATCAAGGAGGTCCGCGATGTTAGTTCTGCCTTGCCATACCTCTCCGGGTCGCAGTATGCGCCAGTGGAAGGAGTGTCGGATAAGGACGCTGTGCACCCCAAGGTGTACATGTTCCAGGTCCGCGGCTCGGCTTTCCTATGGCACCAGATCCGCCACATGGTAGGCGTACTATTCCTCGTGGGCCAGCGCCTCGAGAAGCCAGAGGTCATATCGACTCTGCTCGACGTGGCCAAGAACCCATGCAAGCCCAATTATGTCATGGCCGATGAGGTGCCCCTGGTGCTCTGGGACTGCATCTTCCCTGGCGAGGATTCTGCTCCTGTGGAccctgctgctgagaagcAGGATGCTCTTGACTGGGTGTACCTCGCCGACGACCCGGCGCTCTGCAAACCCGGCCAGTTCGGCGTGATAGACGGTCTATGGGCGTACTGGCGAGAGCGTAAGCTGGATGAGCTACTCTCAAACCAGCTCCTACAGCTTGTCTCGCAGCAAGGCAGCACAGACCCCTCCCGCCAGATCTCACGGCCGGAGCCAGCCAAGGCGAACAGCACCATGGTCTATGAAGGAGGCAACGGCGCACGCATGGGAGGTCGCTACGTGCCTCTCCTAGAAAAGGACAAGTTGCAGTCTCCCGAGGAGCAGAATGAGCGGTACGCAATCCGAAAGGGGTATGCTAGCTCGGAGGATATGCGAACACAGAGGGGCTTTGGCAGGAGAAAGGATGAGTCCACGGCGGACGAGTAG
- a CDS encoding PIG-H domain-containing protein: MLSTSPRLRIRHPSPTTAEFTVTTLRPIPPALHTLILLSRFLVTVFVLLLLYARLTLSPLLASAIPPLLKDLVPRAHLQAPASISALAEIIPVSVLVPGSFAVLWLLSRRGYACESILVMRGLGVQTSSCAGSYLAGTATRFIPTEKIQDILVNEAFLGFEVRYYLVVVVEGEEDVVVVFPRLLPRRKIVEEVWRGVRRCLYESRAEEKGQN; the protein is encoded by the coding sequence ATGCTCTCGACGTCTCCCCGCCTGCGCATCAGGCATCCCTCCCCCACGACGGCTGAATTCACCGTAACAACCCTCCGACCAATCCCTCCCGCCCTCCAcaccctcatcctcctctcgcgcttcctcgtcaccgtcttcgtcctcctgctcctctaCGCGCGCCTCACCCTCTCGCCGCTCCTCGCCAGCGCCATACCACCTCTGCTCAAGGACCTCGTCCCGCGCGCGCACCTGCAGGCTCCGGCTTCGATATCTGCGCTTGCGGAGATTATACCTGTCTCTGTCCTCGTGCCTGGGAGCTTTGCTGTGCTGTGGCTGCTTAGCCGTAGGGGGTATGCGTGCGAGAGCATTCTCGTCATGAGGGGTCTCGGTGTGCAGACTAGCTCCTGTGCGGGTAGTTACCTAGCAGGCACAGCGACGAGATTCATCCCGACGGAGAAGATACAGGATATTCTGGTCAACGAGGCGTTCCTTGGATTCGAGGTGCGATACTACCTCGTCGTGGTAGTGGAAGGTGAAGAGGACGTTGTCGTCGTATTTCCTCGCTTGCTGCCACGACGCAAGATCGTCGAAGAAGTATGGAGGGGTGTAAGACGATGTCTGTACGAGAGCAGGGCAGAAGAAAAGGGGCAGAATTAG
- a CDS encoding UBC core domain-containing protein encodes MGLKQFNLDLRAATSSYNDPHVTNVRKGDSDGEIVFTYGLEGQPPLEIQALSTDADSYPRHSSFMIFTSSDHATKDMDEWLQSFAALTEGKNVTEVISLVSRRLTAKLSNSDPSTAVISSDEDGADGDSAFDSDDFSQDDEDEEYRIDITPLPPRRPAARCAAGSPGSTTRLKRHLRDAKREGFCISVPFTKKVDNLSGIFSLSIRVSKLGIPEEALEAWDLRSSEYVVMLIKLPMGYPSAIEFIRLPSDQSMVQFRFGKCASPKPSYHTMRRMFESDHSTESQHPPHEDNSRDSDHFLPLYMSASLNPLLNQEFPSLLRLRRSDNFSWDQAQAFKFDLSRGSHFRDAPSSVKNSKDDWDSSADWFSLEFLRRDYVSAGEDLNIFLVAMQFGLQRLIKCTKYCMVCHQRMDGGFEAVKPFVCGNLLCLYQYLSLGFGQSIEHDIINNPAVVDLLVSFFYSAVFSNRLREFPQGLGLKWADPGSLKDPSEYLDVEVSFRDKKIRFSSADYGSHKKMKEGDCVLLVIRPKEMTTTVPIVHSTVERHTCIIESPGNSECTFRIIETQTAPINVLPLSENEMRTHATHPSTDWVRVMLFHHNKDIDELQTADRDYNLIQLTRMIPSVEEMRSYLVERPGSSLSLWKGMNNSTLALLNWIVASNRSFIVQDGPIPNGQSPAGGTADSPSIVQGMGAGWMQFRFAQGSPEKEEAFFKELTKLTEIGGQPKTHPSLFAWHGSPLENWHSIIRTGLDFSTTLHGRAYGNGVYLGKEFSTSQGYTMGGVHGSHLSSSAWPNSRLNISSAISMCEIVNDPARYVSTQPHFVIDKIEWIQCRYLFVRVNASSQTGNQWRPKKSVFTSKGYLRQDPQHRLIGDHRNEILIPLSAIPTARRRALGQQGSVGGPGLTRENPILLDEEDGDVLEEVDGELDDLLASDGEEEDSQRQTVRKRRRTSTDSGLGELRPSKLTTGMQDRNSTGQPQAGTTTTFRPGGLDLASLPKLAEPTWAASSPGALRALNREIKDLQKIQSSTDLGSLGWYIDFDKLDNMFHWIVELHSFDVNLPLAQDMKRAGCSSIVLELRFGSSYPISPPFVRVIRPRFLPFAHGGGGHVTIGGAICSELLTNSGWSPALSLEKVFLEVRMNLCDMDPPARLDRVDGLGSMDYNIFEAIDAFRRAATAHGWQIPSDVDMVSSMSALLN; translated from the exons ATGGGTCTCAAGCagttcaacctcgaccttAGGGCCGCTACGTCCAGCTATAACGACCCGCACGTCACAAATGTGCGAAAGGGAGACTCAGATGGAGAAATTGTATTCACCTATGGCCTGGAAGGGCAGCCGCCCTTGGAGATCCAGGCTCTCTCAACAG ATGCCGATTCCTATCCTAGACACTCGAGCTTCATGATATTCACCTCGTCAGACCACGCCACCAAGGATATGGATGAGTGGCTTCAGAGTTTCGCTGCCTTGACCGAAGGCAAGAATGTGACCGAAGTCATCTCGCTGGTTTCCAGACGGTTGACTGCCAAGCTCAGCAACAGCGATCCATCTACAGCCGTCATCAGcagcgatgaggatggggcAGATGGCGACTCTGCATTCGACAGTGACGACTTCTCCcaggacgatgaggacgaggagtATCGCATTGATATCACACCGCTGCCGCCTAGAAGACCGGCTGCGAGATGTGCGGCTGGCTCTCCAGGATCGACCACTCGCTTGAAGCGGCACCTGCGAGACGCCAAGAGGGAAGGTTTTTGTATCTCTGTCCCGTTCACGAAGAAGGTCGACAACCTCTCTGGTATCTTCTCGCTGTCCATCCGTGTTTCGAAACTCGGCATCCCAGAGGAAGCCTTGGAGGCATGGGACCTCAGGTCCTCGGAGTACGTGGTCATGTTGATCAAATTGCCAATGGGATATCCCTCTGCGATCGAGTTTATACGTCTACCCTCCGACCAGTCAATGGTGCAATTCAGATTCGGTAAATGTGCCAGTCCAAAGCCGTCCTACCATACAATGAGACGGATGTTCGAGTCTGACCATAGCACGGAGTCCCAGCATCCTCCCCACGAAGACAACAGCAGGGACAGCGATCATTTTCTACCGCTGTACATGTCAGCATCTCTCAATCCCCTGCTCAACCAAGAGTTCCCTAGTCTTCTACGACTTCGACGATCCGACAACTTTTCCTGGGACCAAGCACAGGCATTCAAGTTCGATCTGAGTCGAGGTAGTCACTTCAGAGACGCTCCCTCTTCGGTCAAAAACTCTAAAGATGACTGGGACAGCTCTGCTGATTGGTTTAGTCTTGAGTTCCTTCGACGAGACTACGTCTCAGCAGGTGAAGATCTCAACATCTTTCTTGTGGCGATGCAGTTCGGTCTGCAGAGACTAATCAAATGCACAAAATACTGCATGGTCTGCCATCAAAGAATGGATGGAGGGTTTGAGGCCGTCAAGCCTTTCGTCTGCGGAAACCTGCTCTGCCTTTACCAGTACCTGTCTCTCGGGTTTGGCCAGAGCATCGAGCACGACATTATAAACAACCCAGCCGTGGTCGATCTCCTTGTCTCATTCTTCTACTCTGCCGTTTTCAGCAATCGTCTTCGCGAATTTCCCCAAGGACTGGGTCTGAAATGGGCTGATCCAGGCTCCCTCAAGGACCCCTCAGAGTATCTGGACGTGGAGGTGTCCTTCAGGGACAAGAAGATTCGGTTTTCTAGCGCCGACTATGGCTCTCATaaaaagatgaaggagggTGACTgtgtccttcttgtcatcagGCCCAAGGAGATGACAACAACAGTGCCTATCGTGCACTCGA CTGTGGAGAGACACACGTGCATCATCGAATCGCCCGGGAACTCGGAGTGCACTTTTCGAATCATTGAGACACAAACAGCGCCCATCAACGTTCTGCCACTATCGGAAAACGAGATGAGAACCCATGCGACCCATCCGAGCACAGACTGGGTTCGCGTCATGCTTTTCCACCACAACAAGGATATCGATGAGCTTCAGACCGCGGACCGTGATTACAATCTCATTCAACTGACTAGGATGATCCCGTCTGTCGAGGAAATGAGATCTTACCTTGTGGAAAGGCCAGGAAGTAGCCTGTCCCTTTGGAAGGGCATGAATAATTCGACATTGGCTCTCCTCAACTGGATCGTGGCATCGAACAGATCTTTCATTGTTCAAGACGGCCCAATTCCTAATGGCCAATCGCCGGCGGGAGGGACAGCAGACAGTCCCAGCATTGTCCAGGGCATGGGAGCGGGCTGGATGCAGTTTCGCTTCGCTCAGGGCTCGCcggagaaggaagaggcttTCTTCAAGGAGCTCACGAAACTGACAGAAATTGGCGGGCAACCAAAAACACACCCAAGTCTATTCGCATGGCATGGAAGTCCGCTCGAGAATTGGCACAGCATCATTCGAACTGGGCTTGACTTTTCTACGACACTGCATGGACGAGCTTACGGCAACGGAGTCTATTTGGGCAAGGAATTTTCGACCAGTCAGGGCTACACGATGGGGGGCGTTCACGGAAGCCACTTG AGTTCTTCAGCATGGCCGAATTCTCGGCTCAATATCTCCAGTGCTATCAGCATGTGCGAGATCGTCAACGATCCGGCCCGATACGTGTCAACACAACCGCATTTTGTTATCGACAAAATTGAGTGGATTCAGTGCCGGTACCTATTTGTTCGGGTGAATGCCTCTTCACAAACTGGCAACCAATGGCGCCCGAAGAAATCAGTCTTCACCTCGAAGGGTTATCTCAGGCAAGACCCTCAACATCGGTTGATCGGTGACCATAGAAATGAAATCCTGATCCCCTTGTCGGCAATTCCAACTGCCCGCCGTCGTGCTCTCGGACAGCAAGGCTCTGTCGGTGGTCCGGGCCTCACGCGAGAGAACCCTATCTTGctcgacgaagaagatggggatgtgcttgaggaggttgatgggGAACTCGACGATCTCCTGGCCTcggatggcgaggaggaggatagcCAGAGACAAACGGTGCGAAAACGACGACGAACTTCCACGGACTCGGGCCTGGGAGAGCTACGACCATCCAAGCTGACGACGGGGATGCAGGACCGGAACAGCACAGGCCAACCACAGGCCGGCACTACTACCACCTTCAGGCCTGGCGGTCTGGATCTGGCCTCTCTTcccaagctcgccgagcCGACCTGGGCGGCGTCATCCCCAGGAGCCCTACGTGCCCTCAACCGAGAGATCAAGGACCTGCAAAAGATACAATCCAGCACTGATCTCGGTTCGCTAGGATGGTAtatcgactttgacaagcTGGACAACATGTTCCACTGGATCGTCGAGCTCCACAGCTTTGACGTGAACCTCCCCCTTGCGCAAGATATGAAGCGCGCTGGCTGCTCCAGCATTGTCCTGGAACTCCGTTTCGGCAGCTCGTACCCAATTTCACCACCCTTTGTCCGTGTCATCCGCCCACGCTTCCTCCCCTTCGCCcacggtggtggtggccatgTTACCATAGGCGGCGCTATATGCTCAGAGCTGCTCACAAACTCGGGCTGGTCCCCCGCGCTGTCGTTGGAAAAGGTGTTCCTCGAAGTCAGGATGAATCTCTGCGACATGGACCCCCCAGCCCGTCTTGACCGGGTAGATGGCTTGGGGTCGATGGATTACAACATCTTCGAGGCTATTGATGCATTCCGCCGTGCTGCCACGGCACATGGATGGCAGATTCCTTCGGACGTGGACATGGTTAGTAGCATGTCCGCGCTGCTAAACTAA
- a CDS encoding DNA-directed RNA polymerase III subunit RPC9: MKILESQAAVLSNWEVYEHLTEQKERYKKTKHRGPQNYEDLVRYLLNYLRSNPNPLSEDPIPYTEGCITLLLERLRPFNLAKSEVIMIINLRPSTPPVLGSALEDMYERFTAEQQEEMVTIIAEVLGPFGQEGEADASMADA; the protein is encoded by the exons ATGAAGATCCTCGAGTCTCAAGCCGCTGTGCTTAGTAATTGGGAGGTGTACGAGCACCTCACCGAGCAGAAGGAGCGCTACAAGAAGACTAAGCATCGAGGTCCTCAAAATTATGAGGATCTAGTTCGCTAT CTCCTGAATTATCTCCGCTCAAATCCTAACCCTCTCAGCGAGGACCCTATTCCCTACACCGAGGGCTGCATCACCCTGCTCCTCGAGCGCCTGAGGCCTTTCAACCTAGCCAAGAGTGAGGTTATCATGATCATCAACCTTCGCCCTAGCACTCCTCCGGTTCTTGGCTCTGCTCTTGAGGATATGTATGAGCGCTTCACCGCAGAGCAGCAGGAGGAAATggtcaccatcatcgccgaagTCCTTGGCCCATTCGGACAAGAGGGTGAGGCCGATGCATCCATGGCCGACGCATAG